The following are encoded in a window of Trichormus variabilis 0441 genomic DNA:
- a CDS encoding FecCD family ABC transporter permease: MKLRRFQKTRYQLLIISLIIILIISITLAVMIGPVPIPPLRVWQIALAQLFPNLTGDWTPAQVQIVWLIRFPRVLLAFFVGAGLSVVGVTMQALVRNSLADPYILGVSSGASVGAVLVILFGVFASLGIYAVSVGAFLGAMLSFVVVFLLAQRQGRISSTRLILAGVAISYLFSAVTSFLTLKAGSGDAARRVLFWLLGGLSGTKWADLILPMGSLGIGMVYLLLQRRSLNALLIGEETAMTLGTDSDRFRKQLFLVTSLLTGVMVAVSGAIGFVGLMIPHSVRLLVGSDHRRVLPVSLLLGGIFLILADVLARMIIAPEELPIGIITALFGTPFFIWLMQLSPKILGGGR; this comes from the coding sequence ATGAAACTAAGGAGATTTCAAAAAACACGCTATCAACTATTAATAATTAGCTTAATTATTATACTTATTATCTCCATTACGTTAGCTGTGATGATTGGGCCAGTACCAATCCCGCCTTTAAGAGTCTGGCAAATAGCACTTGCCCAATTATTCCCCAATTTAACAGGAGATTGGACACCTGCACAGGTGCAAATTGTGTGGTTAATTCGCTTCCCGCGTGTGCTGTTGGCTTTTTTTGTCGGTGCTGGACTGTCGGTGGTGGGTGTGACAATGCAGGCTTTGGTGCGAAATTCCCTGGCTGATCCTTATATCCTTGGCGTTTCCTCTGGTGCGTCGGTGGGGGCTGTGTTGGTTATTTTGTTTGGGGTTTTCGCTTCACTGGGGATATATGCGGTATCTGTGGGGGCGTTTCTGGGGGCGATGTTGTCGTTTGTCGTGGTTTTTTTGTTGGCGCAGCGTCAGGGAAGGATTTCTTCGACTCGGTTAATTTTAGCTGGTGTGGCGATATCTTACTTATTCTCTGCCGTTACCAGTTTTTTGACGTTGAAAGCTGGTAGTGGTGATGCGGCGCGGCGAGTATTATTTTGGTTATTGGGGGGACTGTCGGGGACAAAGTGGGCTGATTTGATTTTACCGATGGGATCTCTGGGAATCGGGATGGTGTACTTATTATTGCAGAGGCGATCGCTCAATGCTTTACTCATCGGTGAAGAAACAGCAATGACTTTGGGAACAGATAGCGATCGCTTCCGTAAGCAGTTATTTTTGGTAACATCACTCTTAACTGGGGTGATGGTGGCTGTAAGTGGGGCGATTGGTTTTGTGGGTTTAATGATACCTCATAGCGTCCGCTTACTCGTTGGTTCAGATCATCGCCGCGTCCTACCTGTAAGCCTGTTACTAGGGGGAATTTTCCTGATTTTGGCAGATGTATTAGCACGCATGATTATTGCCCCAGAGGAATTACCTATCGGTATTATTACGGCACTTTTCGGTACTCCCTTTTTCATTTGGTTGATGCAGCTTTCTCCAAAAATATTAGGAGGGGGACGATGA
- a CDS encoding TonB-dependent siderophore receptor yields MRVKRHSLFAYLWLSYTISIFNTFPAYSQEIAIKDIPQLSEIQLPHTSIKELFAQQQNTVIQVTGVRLNQTPNSLEIILETPASDKLQVTNKSEGNNFIIDIPNAQLSLPNGNSFRQEKPFAGITEVVVTNQDANSIRVKVTGETAIPKVELDDSDAGLIFIVTPVISPTSETPANEPIELTVTGERDTYSVPDAITATRTDTPLRDIPQSIQVIPRQVIEDRNVVRLSELADNVSGVQPERGYGGVSSQGYRIRGFLTNFETLRNGFPDYGYFSPRDVANIERVEFLKGPAAVLYGGSPTQYAGGSGLVNTVTKKPLETPYYNASLTYGSYNFIRPTLDITGPLTDDKSVLYRLNVAYENADSFRDFVRNDSFFISPVIEWKVGEKTKITFEFEHQKYNLVFDQGLPIQPESLRLPRSRFLGEPNFANGNFTFNSFTYTLDSEFSKDWSFRQGFNVLGAKLDDAKYTYYGSLEDDRRTLNRFITASEEEHKNITFQNQISGKFSTGSIRHNVLFGVDLAYNLFNYIFAPDEELPIDIFNPQYGGTPISVGGEPFGRRIVSQNVGVFAQNLVELTPNFKILLGGRFDFNEYSREDRVTNELLNEQSDSRFSPRVGLVYQPTKTTSLYFNWTNGFSPQFQARGRTNEQFEPQNTEQFEVGVKQNFLNDKLSATLAFFQVTKQNVLTPDPVDSRFSVQTGEQESKGIEFDIAGEILPGWKVIANYAYIDGTVTKDNRIPVGDRLVGVPEHSLGLWTTYEFQTGSLQGLGLGLGLYYVGEQEVRLPNTFEVPSYVRADASVFYRRNNFRYALNFKNISNVKYYDLDGYNIDPAAPFTVLGTISVEF; encoded by the coding sequence ATGAGGGTGAAACGACATAGTTTATTTGCTTATCTGTGGCTGAGTTATACCATATCAATTTTTAATACATTCCCTGCCTATTCACAAGAAATAGCTATCAAAGACATACCCCAATTAAGTGAGATACAGCTTCCTCACACCAGCATTAAAGAATTATTCGCCCAGCAACAAAATACAGTTATTCAAGTGACAGGAGTACGCCTCAATCAAACTCCTAACAGCTTAGAAATAATCTTAGAAACTCCTGCATCTGATAAATTGCAAGTTACTAACAAGAGTGAAGGGAATAACTTTATTATCGATATTCCTAACGCGCAATTGAGTTTACCTAATGGAAATTCATTTCGTCAAGAAAAACCATTTGCAGGAATTACAGAAGTAGTAGTTACAAATCAAGATGCAAATAGTATCCGGGTGAAAGTAACGGGTGAAACCGCTATACCAAAAGTTGAGTTAGATGACAGCGATGCAGGTTTAATTTTCATCGTCACACCAGTTATATCACCTACTAGCGAAACACCAGCAAATGAACCCATTGAATTGACGGTGACAGGAGAACGTGACACCTATTCCGTACCCGATGCTATCACCGCAACCAGGACTGATACGCCACTGCGAGATATTCCCCAATCAATTCAAGTTATTCCGCGTCAGGTAATTGAAGATAGAAATGTTGTGCGTCTTTCGGAATTAGCAGATAACGTTAGCGGTGTCCAACCAGAACGGGGATATGGGGGTGTGTCTTCCCAAGGTTATCGAATTAGAGGGTTTTTAACTAACTTTGAAACTCTCAGAAATGGGTTTCCCGACTACGGTTATTTTAGTCCTCGTGATGTGGCGAATATCGAAAGAGTCGAGTTTCTCAAAGGGCCAGCAGCCGTACTTTATGGAGGTAGTCCCACACAATATGCTGGTGGAAGTGGGTTAGTAAATACGGTGACGAAAAAGCCACTAGAAACACCTTACTATAATGCTAGTTTGACCTACGGTAGTTATAACTTTATTCGTCCTACTTTAGATATTACAGGCCCTTTAACAGATGACAAATCAGTATTATATCGGCTGAATGTTGCTTACGAAAATGCTGATAGTTTCCGCGATTTTGTCAGAAATGATAGCTTCTTTATTTCTCCGGTAATCGAGTGGAAAGTCGGAGAAAAGACCAAAATAACTTTTGAATTTGAACATCAAAAATATAATCTGGTATTTGACCAAGGACTACCCATTCAGCCAGAATCTTTGAGGCTTCCGAGAAGTCGGTTTTTAGGAGAGCCAAATTTTGCTAATGGTAATTTTACTTTTAATTCGTTTACCTACACTCTTGATAGCGAATTTAGTAAAGATTGGTCATTTCGTCAAGGGTTTAATGTCCTGGGAGCAAAATTAGATGATGCTAAATACACATATTATGGTTCTTTAGAAGATGATAGACGTACCCTGAATCGGTTTATTACCGCATCGGAAGAGGAACACAAAAATATAACTTTCCAAAATCAAATTTCTGGTAAATTCTCTACAGGTTCAATTCGTCACAATGTTTTATTTGGTGTGGATTTAGCCTATAACTTATTTAATTATATATTTGCCCCAGATGAGGAATTACCAATAGATATTTTTAACCCCCAATATGGTGGAACTCCTATTTCAGTTGGTGGTGAACCATTTGGAAGGAGAATTGTTTCTCAAAATGTGGGTGTGTTTGCTCAAAACTTGGTTGAATTAACGCCAAACTTCAAAATTTTGTTGGGTGGACGCTTCGATTTTAACGAATACAGTCGGGAAGATAGAGTTACGAATGAATTATTAAATGAGCAGTCTGATAGTAGATTTTCTCCTAGAGTTGGACTTGTTTATCAACCTACGAAAACTACTTCCTTGTACTTTAATTGGACAAACGGATTTTCGCCGCAATTTCAAGCACGTGGCCGCACAAATGAGCAATTTGAACCTCAAAATACTGAACAATTTGAAGTAGGAGTTAAGCAGAATTTTCTCAATGATAAGCTTTCGGCGACTTTAGCATTTTTCCAAGTGACTAAGCAAAATGTTTTAACACCAGATCCAGTAGATTCTAGATTTAGTGTGCAAACAGGAGAACAGGAAAGTAAGGGGATTGAATTTGATATTGCTGGGGAGATTTTACCAGGATGGAAAGTAATTGCTAACTATGCCTATATTGATGGTACGGTGACAAAAGATAATAGAATTCCTGTGGGAGATAGATTAGTTGGTGTACCGGAACATAGTTTAGGATTGTGGACGACTTACGAATTTCAAACAGGAAGTCTCCAGGGTTTAGGTTTGGGATTGGGTTTGTATTATGTTGGAGAACAGGAGGTAAGATTACCCAATACTTTTGAAGTTCCGAGTTATGTCCGCGCTGATGCTTCTGTTTTTTATCGGCGGAATAACTTCAGATATGCTCTCAATTTTAAGAATATTTCTAATGTGAAATATTATGATTTAGATGGTTATAATATCGACCCAGCCGCACCATTTACTGTGTTGGGAACGATATCGGTTGAGTTTTAA
- a CDS encoding ABC transporter substrate-binding protein, whose product MQKHFLIVLVSLLLGSVFGCEGKVVSPNVTTSISTEYTPVTINNCGLNITYKQPPKRAVTMTQSATEVMLALGLEKQMVGTAYLDNPILPEYEQAYRKIPVLAAKYPSREVFLGVEPDFVFTTEDSAFDNQTLGARTELLKLGINSYLLPIECEKPELRPDRVTMDNLYQEILDIGRIFGVEARAQTLIKELRSQLQITKAKLGKITTKKRIFWYDSENPPLTVSNWGMPNHIIELAGGENIFKDIQKKQAWVTVNWEDVINRQPDVIVLIDASWSSAQEKRRLLKSNPAYAKLKAVQEDKFIILGFSYTMPGIRNVEGVRKLAEALYPEKFKQ is encoded by the coding sequence ATGCAAAAGCATTTTTTAATTGTCCTGGTTTCGCTGCTGTTGGGGTCAGTTTTTGGTTGTGAGGGAAAGGTTGTATCACCCAATGTCACAACATCTATTAGTACAGAATATACACCTGTAACTATCAATAATTGTGGCTTGAATATCACTTATAAACAACCTCCCAAACGAGCTGTAACCATGACTCAATCTGCTACTGAAGTGATGCTGGCTCTAGGGTTAGAAAAACAGATGGTGGGTACAGCTTATTTAGATAATCCGATTTTACCAGAGTATGAACAAGCATATAGAAAAATTCCTGTTTTGGCTGCAAAGTATCCCTCGCGGGAAGTGTTTTTAGGTGTTGAACCTGATTTTGTGTTTACTACTGAAGATAGTGCATTTGATAATCAAACCCTTGGCGCACGTACAGAGTTATTAAAGTTAGGAATTAATTCTTATTTATTACCTATCGAATGTGAAAAACCTGAACTCAGACCAGATAGGGTGACGATGGATAATCTCTATCAGGAAATATTAGATATTGGGCGGATATTTGGGGTGGAAGCACGGGCGCAAACGCTGATTAAAGAATTGCGATCGCAATTACAAATCACTAAAGCCAAGCTAGGTAAAATCACTACTAAAAAGCGGATATTCTGGTATGATTCCGAAAATCCTCCACTGACTGTCTCTAACTGGGGAATGCCCAATCATATTATTGAATTGGCGGGTGGGGAAAACATTTTTAAAGATATTCAAAAAAAACAAGCTTGGGTAACAGTTAATTGGGAAGATGTAATTAACCGTCAACCTGATGTAATTGTGTTGATTGATGCTAGTTGGTCATCGGCCCAAGAAAAGCGACGTTTACTAAAATCTAATCCTGCTTATGCCAAACTCAAAGCAGTGCAGGAAGATAAATTTATTATCCTGGGTTTTAGTTATACAATGCCAGGAATTCGTAATGTTGAGGGGGTGAGGAAGTTAGCCGAGGCTTTGTATCCAGAGAAGTTTAAACAGTGA
- a CDS encoding IS630-like element ISAva6 family transposase, with protein MVRPRIKLTEHLSTEEIEQSYRRCEDAQEKTRWLVIKLLNQQPQLSAQKVAEIVGFSGDWVRKIVRRYNKLGANGIINQQKLKPGGKKLALTNEQQQWLRQRLASPPEDGGLWSAPKVGELIRVQFGITLHVTTAWDYLKRLGFSLQQPRPLHTEAATFVQRQMFKTELTEFVRLLRFLHPHKSVEVWAEDEARLGLKPIVRRVWTPVGHRPNAVHRTRYQWLYTYGFVHPATGESFFLILPRVNIAVMQMALDAFAAEVNPHHHKIIVLLVDQAGWHTSKQLMLPAGIILFPLPAYTPQLQPTECVWSLLREAVANQMFSTLDELETVLISRCQWLMSHPQIVHGKVGFDWICQIRPQLFN; from the coding sequence ATGGTACGTCCCAGGATAAAACTAACAGAGCATCTATCAACAGAAGAAATAGAACAAAGTTATCGCCGATGTGAAGATGCACAAGAGAAAACCCGATGGTTAGTGATTAAATTGCTCAATCAACAACCACAGTTGTCAGCGCAAAAGGTAGCAGAGATTGTGGGATTCTCAGGGGACTGGGTGAGAAAAATCGTGCGGCGATACAACAAGCTAGGAGCAAACGGAATCATCAATCAACAGAAACTGAAACCAGGAGGAAAAAAACTTGCACTCACAAACGAGCAACAACAGTGGTTGCGCCAAAGGTTAGCTTCACCACCAGAAGATGGGGGGTTATGGAGTGCGCCAAAAGTAGGGGAATTGATCCGAGTACAGTTTGGAATTACACTCCATGTCACTACAGCTTGGGATTACCTCAAAAGGCTAGGATTTAGTCTGCAACAACCACGACCTCTGCATACTGAGGCGGCAACTTTTGTTCAAAGACAGATGTTTAAAACTGAGTTAACGGAGTTTGTGCGATTGTTACGTTTCCTCCATCCGCACAAATCAGTTGAAGTTTGGGCAGAAGATGAAGCTCGATTAGGCCTCAAACCCATCGTCCGTCGAGTTTGGACACCAGTAGGTCATCGTCCCAATGCTGTGCATCGCACTCGTTACCAATGGCTTTATACTTATGGATTTGTCCATCCAGCTACTGGCGAGAGTTTTTTCTTGATTTTACCCAGAGTCAACATTGCTGTCATGCAAATGGCTTTAGATGCTTTTGCCGCTGAAGTCAATCCTCATCATCACAAAATCATTGTTTTGCTTGTTGATCAAGCTGGTTGGCATACCAGTAAACAATTAATGTTGCCAGCTGGTATCATTCTGTTTCCTCTGCCTGCTTATACACCTCAACTCCAACCGACTGAGTGTGTTTGGTCGCTTCTACGTGAAGCTGTTGCTAATCAGATGTTTTCTACTCTCGATGAACTAGAAACTGTGTTAATTTCTCGTTGTCAATGGTTAATGTCTCACCCTCAAATTGTTCATGGCAAGGTTGGGTTTGATTGGATTTGCCAAATTCGACCTCAGTTATTCAATTAA
- a CDS encoding ABC transporter ATP-binding protein, with the protein MRLVVENLSCRIEKTPILRDINLEVASGEFVGLIGPNGSGKSSLLRCIYRVLKPDTGRITLNGQDIWRLSPREMAQQTAVVLQETPTEFDFTVEEMVWMGRNPHQGMFERETAKDRDIVREALSQVGMLEFCERSFVSLSGGEKQRVLVARALAQQAGFLILDEPTNHLDIRYQLELLELVKGLGVTTIAALHDLNLAASYCDRIYVVDKGTIKSAGVPKELLQPALIQEVFGVGSKVEHDPSIDKLRISFFLDRGIESR; encoded by the coding sequence ATGAGACTGGTAGTTGAGAATTTGTCTTGTCGTATTGAGAAAACGCCGATTTTGCGGGATATTAATCTGGAAGTCGCATCCGGTGAGTTTGTCGGGTTAATTGGCCCTAATGGAAGTGGGAAATCTAGCCTATTGCGCTGTATTTACCGCGTTCTTAAGCCAGATACAGGACGAATTACTCTCAATGGACAAGATATTTGGCGGTTGAGTCCCCGTGAGATGGCGCAACAGACAGCAGTGGTTTTACAGGAGACACCAACGGAATTTGATTTTACGGTCGAGGAAATGGTGTGGATGGGTAGAAATCCCCATCAAGGAATGTTTGAGCGAGAAACAGCTAAAGACCGCGATATCGTCAGGGAAGCACTATCTCAGGTGGGAATGCTGGAGTTTTGTGAGCGTTCCTTTGTTTCCCTTTCTGGCGGTGAGAAGCAACGGGTATTGGTAGCACGAGCCTTAGCACAACAGGCGGGTTTTTTGATTCTCGATGAGCCGACTAATCACCTTGACATTCGCTATCAGTTGGAACTTTTGGAGTTGGTGAAGGGGTTGGGTGTGACTACAATAGCAGCGTTACATGATTTGAATTTGGCTGCTAGTTATTGCGATCGCATTTACGTGGTGGACAAAGGAACAATCAAGTCTGCGGGAGTGCCGAAAGAATTGCTCCAACCTGCTTTAATACAAGAGGTGTTCGGTGTGGGGTCAAAAGTGGAACATGATCCCAGCATTGATAAGTTACGTATTAGCTTCTTCCTAGATAGGGGAATTGAGAGCAGATGA
- a CDS encoding DUF1636 family protein, whose protein sequence is MSKKQHTLFVCTTCASVWQDGKRVGESGGQQLLQQLQALAQNWELQHKFSIQGVECMSACNHACTIAFTGEGKLTYLFGNLAVDDSPSAILQCATQYYVNPDGLLPWSERPERLKTGILAKIPPLNKWAKLTVDCC, encoded by the coding sequence ATGAGCAAAAAACAACATACTTTATTTGTCTGCACGACCTGTGCCAGTGTGTGGCAAGATGGCAAGCGAGTTGGTGAAAGTGGTGGACAGCAGCTATTGCAACAACTCCAAGCACTTGCACAAAATTGGGAATTGCAACATAAATTCTCCATTCAAGGAGTTGAATGTATGAGTGCTTGCAACCATGCTTGTACTATCGCCTTTACAGGAGAAGGGAAATTAACCTATCTTTTCGGCAATTTAGCAGTTGATGATAGTCCATCTGCAATACTGCAATGTGCAACTCAATACTACGTCAACCCTGATGGTTTACTACCTTGGTCAGAACGTCCAGAACGTTTAAAAACAGGAATTTTAGCAAAAATCCCACCCCTAAATAAGTGGGCAAAATTAACCGTGGATTGCTGTTAA
- a CDS encoding ABC transporter substrate-binding protein, translating into MKLPGFTWRRNRYTIFFVTTLLVIIAACQMGLENPKNLPSITANFTPVTIENCGVTITYKQPPKRVVTLNQPATEIMLALGLETQMVGTAYLDDRILPEYQKTYSQIPVIADKYPSKEVLLGAEPDFVYGSFPGAFGKDAVSGRKDLLSLGINSYLAEGAIEVCPNKRELLENIYNEIAEIGQIFGVSDRAVKLINNLKQELQDTQTKLGQINPPKSVFWYASESPPYTITIDSLPNKMLSLAGGRNIFQEKANGTYITVNWEDVINHNPETIILSDASWSPAKEQRQLFLTNPAYGKISAVQKDKFIVIDYSYSTSGVRFAQGVKILAQALYPEKFK; encoded by the coding sequence ATGAAACTTCCTGGTTTTACTTGGCGGCGAAATCGCTATACAATTTTTTTTGTGACTACTTTATTAGTAATCATTGCTGCTTGTCAAATGGGGTTAGAAAATCCCAAAAATTTGCCATCTATAACTGCTAATTTTACCCCAGTGACGATTGAGAATTGTGGTGTTACTATTACCTACAAACAACCACCAAAAAGAGTAGTTACTCTCAACCAACCTGCAACTGAAATCATGTTAGCGTTGGGTTTAGAGACGCAGATGGTTGGTACAGCTTATTTAGACGATCGCATTCTGCCAGAATACCAAAAAACCTACTCGCAAATTCCTGTCATTGCCGATAAATATCCCTCAAAAGAAGTCTTATTAGGTGCTGAACCAGATTTCGTCTATGGTTCATTTCCTGGTGCTTTCGGTAAGGATGCAGTTAGTGGACGTAAAGATTTACTGAGTTTAGGAATTAACTCCTATTTAGCGGAAGGTGCTATCGAAGTTTGTCCGAATAAAAGGGAATTGCTAGAGAATATTTACAATGAAATTGCAGAAATTGGTCAGATTTTTGGAGTGAGCGATCGCGCTGTTAAATTAATTAACAATTTAAAACAAGAACTTCAAGATACTCAAACAAAGCTAGGACAAATTAATCCTCCTAAATCTGTATTTTGGTACGCCAGTGAAAGTCCACCTTATACAATTACTATTGATAGTTTACCAAATAAAATGTTGTCATTGGCGGGTGGTAGGAATATATTTCAAGAAAAAGCGAATGGTACTTATATAACAGTTAATTGGGAAGATGTAATTAACCACAATCCCGAAACAATTATTCTCAGTGATGCGAGTTGGTCGCCTGCGAAAGAACAGCGACAATTATTTCTCACAAATCCCGCCTATGGAAAAATTAGTGCAGTTCAAAAAGATAAATTCATCGTTATTGATTACAGCTACAGTACATCCGGTGTCAGGTTTGCTCAAGGAGTTAAAATATTAGCTCAAGCCTTGTACCCAGAGAAATTTAAATGA
- a CDS encoding TonB-dependent receptor plug domain-containing protein: protein MRTQFIARWGTQLIVSSLTITAGMLWKSSSIIATEVLQISEFPQEEGSAKDLQPVAEVTSQNTTETEPDIELTVIDKLLNEPVFSPFRREGTVKDSTRPVYVITGEEMEAQGARTVREALRFLPGILGDGTVGTEVNALSGQFIRGSNTGQVLILLDGRPINNLGGGGFDLSEFTTNNIERVEVLPGGGSTLYGSDAIGGVINIVTRRPTEQITTETKVNFGSYGLNQQSIQNSGKSGDISWVVGYNRTQAQNNYRFRIPEANFEGTRRNNDALFNNFNVKLEANLGKRNTLTLSTLYLGKEQGVPGGVPIPFPQFGQGFFNSLTENNRKYTDQVLTDLTWNSQLGSGDDSLLTARVYADFLNTRFDNRSGAITSQNRFDTKQDSYGIQVTHNWNVAKNQTLVYGFDYRNTNVRNTTFNYGTNITRENYDDAIGQGAIFGKYEVNFSPSFSMNLGVRQDFSSLVNGSFTSPSVGAKFALSDATTIRANYIRNFRAPTIANLFNTNPTNIGNPDLKPEQGDSFDVGIDQKLGNIGLLRLTFFSNRVSDTIAFKSLIPPVNGNTGTWENIGLVQTTGIEASLNLQLARNVYAFVNYTANNPRILESANPAEIDKELRFAGADKLNLGVSYENPQGWYFGVLMNSLNGYPTNNINTEFLSGYTTFDLKMRMPISDSLTLTGSLDNLFDQRYQLFPGYPDGGRVFQVGLSSRF, encoded by the coding sequence ATGCGTACTCAGTTTATTGCCAGATGGGGAACTCAACTTATCGTTTCTAGTTTGACTATCACCGCAGGGATGCTGTGGAAAAGTTCCAGCATTATAGCCACAGAAGTTCTACAAATTTCCGAGTTTCCACAAGAGGAAGGTTCCGCCAAAGACTTACAACCAGTTGCAGAAGTAACATCTCAAAATACAACAGAAACCGAACCCGACATTGAACTGACAGTTATTGACAAACTGTTAAATGAACCTGTATTTTCCCCTTTTCGCCGCGAGGGAACAGTCAAAGATTCCACCCGTCCGGTGTATGTCATTACCGGCGAAGAAATGGAAGCGCAAGGTGCAAGAACCGTCAGAGAAGCACTGCGATTTCTTCCTGGTATTTTAGGTGACGGTACAGTTGGGACAGAAGTAAATGCTTTAAGTGGTCAATTTATTCGCGGTTCTAACACCGGACAAGTCTTAATCTTATTAGATGGTAGACCAATTAATAATTTAGGTGGTGGTGGTTTCGACCTGTCAGAATTTACCACTAATAATATTGAAAGAGTTGAAGTCTTACCAGGAGGTGGTTCAACTCTTTATGGTTCAGATGCAATAGGTGGGGTAATTAATATTGTTACCCGTCGTCCTACAGAGCAAATTACCACAGAAACTAAAGTTAATTTTGGTTCCTATGGATTGAACCAACAAAGTATTCAAAATAGTGGAAAATCAGGTGATATTTCTTGGGTAGTTGGATATAACCGGACTCAAGCACAAAATAATTATCGCTTTCGTATTCCTGAAGCTAACTTTGAGGGAACGAGAAGAAATAATGACGCACTCTTTAATAACTTTAACGTCAAACTAGAGGCAAATTTAGGTAAACGCAACACCTTAACCCTCTCCACTCTATATTTAGGTAAAGAACAGGGAGTACCTGGAGGTGTACCCATTCCTTTCCCCCAATTTGGACAGGGATTTTTTAACTCTCTCACCGAGAATAACCGCAAATACACAGACCAAGTTCTTACTGATTTAACCTGGAATTCTCAATTAGGAAGCGGAGATGATTCACTCTTAACAGCGAGAGTTTACGCTGATTTTCTCAACACTCGTTTTGATAATCGTAGTGGTGCAATCACATCTCAAAATCGCTTTGATACCAAACAGGATTCCTATGGTATTCAAGTTACCCATAATTGGAATGTTGCGAAGAATCAGACCTTAGTTTATGGCTTTGACTATCGTAATACTAATGTACGTAACACCACATTTAATTATGGGACAAACATCACCAGAGAAAATTATGATGATGCTATAGGACAAGGTGCAATTTTCGGTAAGTATGAAGTTAACTTTTCTCCTAGTTTTAGTATGAATTTAGGAGTGCGGCAAGATTTTAGTAGTTTGGTCAATGGTTCGTTTACTTCACCATCTGTAGGAGCAAAATTCGCACTTTCAGATGCAACTACAATCAGAGCCAACTATATCAGAAATTTCCGTGCGCCGACGATCGCCAATTTATTTAATACTAATCCTACTAATATTGGTAATCCTGACCTCAAGCCAGAACAAGGAGATAGTTTTGATGTGGGGATTGACCAAAAGTTAGGGAATATTGGTTTGTTGAGATTGACATTTTTTAGTAACAGGGTTTCAGATACAATTGCCTTCAAAAGCTTAATTCCGCCTGTAAATGGTAATACAGGTACTTGGGAAAACATCGGGTTAGTACAAACTACGGGAATTGAAGCTTCGTTAAATTTACAACTAGCAAGGAATGTTTATGCTTTTGTTAATTATACAGCGAATAATCCGCGTATTTTAGAAAGTGCTAATCCGGCGGAGATTGATAAGGAATTAAGGTTTGCGGGTGCGGATAAATTAAATTTGGGTGTCTCCTATGAAAATCCTCAAGGTTGGTATTTTGGTGTGTTGATGAATTCTTTAAATGGGTATCCCACTAATAATATTAATACGGAGTTTCTTTCGGGGTATACGACTTTTGATTTGAAGATGCGTATGCCTATTAGTGATAGTTTAACTTTAACTGGGAGTTTGGATAATTTGTTCGATCAGCGTTATCAGTTGTTTCCTGGTTATCCTGATGGGGGGAGGGTTTTTCAGGTTGGGTTGAGTTCTCGGTTCTAA
- a CDS encoding chlorophyll a/b-binding protein encodes MTSKGFTMNELGQLNNFAIEPKVYVDQTPRAGFTEYAEKLNGRLAMIGFVSLIAVEVVTGHGLIGWLTSL; translated from the coding sequence ATGACTAGCAAAGGCTTCACTATGAACGAACTCGGTCAACTCAACAACTTTGCAATTGAACCAAAGGTTTATGTAGATCAAACCCCAAGAGCAGGTTTTACAGAGTACGCCGAAAAACTCAATGGGCGTTTGGCCATGATTGGTTTTGTCTCACTCATAGCTGTAGAAGTTGTCACAGGACACGGCTTGATTGGATGGCTGACAAGCTTGTAA